Sequence from the Brevundimonas diminuta genome:
TGGAGCCGGGGCCAGCCCTGTGGACGTCCGCCGTCGCGCACCGCTTTTCGGTGCTGATGGAAAACGAGGCCTATTTCGACGCCCTGTCTTCGGCGATCCACAAGGCTCAACGCTCCATCGTGCTGCTGGGATGGCAGTTCGATCCACGCACCCATCTGGATCCGGAAACGCGGCCCGGCGACAAGTCGGCGGAAATCGGTCGCCAGCTGCGGATGCTGGTCAAGAAAAAGCCGGACCTGGATGTGCGACTGCTCATCTGGAAATCGCCGCTGCTGATCGCCGCGTCGCAGGGCTTCTATCCGCACAAGGCGCAGCGCTGGTTCCGTAAGCGGATGGTGGAGTTTCGGCTCGATTCCCCCGGTCCTATCGGCGCCTGCCATCACCAGAAGGTGGTGGTTATCGACGACAAGGTGGCCTTCTGCGGCGGCGGCGACATCTCGACCGATCGCTGGGATTCCGACGAACATCTGGACGGCGACCCGCGCCGCGCCCTACCGAGCGGCCTGATCTGCAAGGCGCGTCACGAGGTGATGAGCGTGATGGACGGTCCTGCGGCGCGGGCGCTGGGCGATCTGGCGCGCGAACGCTGGTTCAAGGCGACGTGGGAGCGCACCATACCTGATGAGGTCGAGGACGATCCTTGGCCCGACGGGGTGCCGGTGCAGATGACCGACGTGCCCGTCGGCATCGCCCGCACAGAGCCGAAATGGTCTGGGCGTCAGGAGGTACGCGAGAGCGAAGCCTTGCATCTGGAATCAATTCGGCGCGCCAAGCGGCTGATCTATATTGAGAACCAGTATTTCACCTCGCCGGTCATCGCCGCCGCATTGGCCGAACGTCTGGCCGAGGTGGATGGGCCGCAGGTCATCGTCATCTCGACCGCCAAGAGCCCGAGTTGGTTCGACAGCATGACCATGGACACGGCCCGGGCCGAGGTGCTGCACCGGCTGGAGCAGGCGGACAAATACAACCGCTTCTTCGCCTTCGCCCCACTGACCGCCGACGGCGACCGGATTATCGTCCATGCCAAGGTGACCATCATCGATGATCGGCTGCTGCGGATTGGGTCCACCAATCTGAATAACCGGTCGATGGGCCTGGATACCGAATGCGACATCGCCGCCGAGCCTGTCGATGCGGCGGGTCGGGCCTTCATTACGGCGCATCGTCACCGGACGATCGCCCATTGGCTGGGCGTTGCGACGGAGGACTATTCGGCGGTCGAGGGCGTATTCGGCTCGGTGGGGCAGGCGATCTGCAACTTCGAAACCGATCGGCTTAAGCCGCTGGGTTCAGAGCCCCCAACGCGCATCCAGCGGATGTTTGCGGAATGGCAGTTGGGCGACCCGACGTCGTCCAGCGATGCCTGGCGGCCGTGGAAGCGGCTGAACCGTTCGCAGCGCACCCGCCCCGCGTCCGAGGGCGGTCACGCGCCGGGCTGAATGACCTCGAAATCGACGATCAGCGGCAGGTGGTCCGAGGCCACGCGCGCTAGGGGCGAGAAGGCGGATTGCACCGCGCGGATGCGGATATGTGGGCTGACGAAACAGTGGTCGATGCGAATGGCGGGGAAAGCCGACGGGAAGGTCTTCACGCTGGGCTTCTGGCCCAACTGACGCTGGCAGTCCTGTAGGCTGCGGCACAGGGTCTGATAGGGGCGGGTGATCGAAGTGGCGTTGAAATCGCCGGCCAACAGGATCGGTCCCTCGCATGCGCCGACCCAGCCGGACCCGGCCAGAGCGGCGGCCTGAAGCCGCTGCTCGCGTGGGACCAGGCCCAGGTGGGTGTTCATGACGTTCACGCCCGTGCCGTCGATCTCGATTTCCGACCAGATCGCCCCGCGCGGTTCCAGGCCCGGAATGCCGCTCACGGTCGGCAGGGCGCCGGCGCGGATCAGCCGTTCGGGATGCGGGGTCAGGATGGCGTCGCCGTACTGTTCGGCCTCGACCCGCATCGCCGGGTGAAAGCGTGAGGTCATGGCCAGACCGTCGGCGATCGCCTCGGCCTGATCGACCCCGCCTGTGCGCGCGCGGCCCACGTCCAGTTCCTGCAGGCAGACGATGTCCGGCTCGAACTCGGCGATGACGGCGACGATCCGGCCGACATCCAGGCGACGATCCGTGCCGACGCAGCGGTGGACGTTGTAGGTGAGAAGGCGAGGCATGAACTGGCGACTGGTTGAACGTTGACCGTGGGCTAGGCCTTCTGGCGCGCGAATGCGACCCCGATGCGACGATCAGAGCAGGATCAGATGATCGGGCAACTCGTTGCGATTGTCGGCGCGCGGCGGAAAGTGGCGGGCCAGAACCTCGCCGCACAAACCGATGGCGGCGGCAAAGCCATCGACGGGGCGGTCGGCGCGCAGCTCGCGGGTCAGTACGGCGACGGCCTGAGCCCAGGCGTCCTCATCGACCTTGGCGTAGATGCCTTCATCGGCGATCAGTTCGACCTGATGTTCGTCCAGGGCCGCGAAGATCAGAACGCCCGTGCGCTCCTGCGTGACATGGACGCCTTGAGCCAGAAATTGCTGCAAGGCCGCCTCCCTGACGCGGCCGCGCCTGACGCCGGCGGGCGTCACGAGACGGCGCACGGCCGGGATACGGGTCATCAGAAAGACGCCGACGAAAACGACGGCCTGCGACAGCGCGTAAAGGCCCAGAGCCTGCGCCGTCGTGGCGTCCTGCGCGGCCTGGTGCGCTGCCTCCCAGCCATCGCTGGGCCAGCGAAGATCCAGCACGAACGGAACGAAGACGATCGGGGCCAAAAGCGCCATCGCCGCCGCCCAGGCCAGGCTGACGTCCACATAGGTCGAGACCCGACGCGAGACGACGCAGAAGATTTCACCCGATGTCTGACGCTCGGACGCCGCTATGGCTTCGGCGATGCGGGTGCGGTCGTTGTCCGTGATCTGCATCACCATCCCCCCGAGGCGCCGCCGCCACCGAAACTGCCGCCTCCGCCGCCGAACCCGCCACCGCCGAAGCCGCCGCCGCCGCCCCAACCGCCGCCGCCTCTGCCGGAGTTCCGCAGCGCCTCTGACGCCGCCCACAGCAGAACCGAGCTGACATTGCTGCGTCGTCCGCGCCCGGACCGCATGGCGATCAGGAAGATGAACAGGAAGAGCGCGGCGATTATGACCAGCGGAATGATGGAGTCGCCCTTGGTGTCGGCTTGCTCGGCTGCGGCGGCCTGGGCGCGCGCCTGCGCCTCCGCCGGGTCGAGCGAAAGCTGGGCGATCAGGGCGTCTACGCCCTTGATCACGCCGGCCTGGTAATCGCCGTCTCGAAACGACGGGAGGATGTCGTTGCGGATGACCTGGGACGAGAAGGCGTCGGTCAGAATGGGCTCCAACCCATAGCCGACCTCGACGCGGACCTTGCGTTCATTCGGCGCGACGATCAGCAGGGCGCCGTTGTCGTTTTCCTTCTGGCCGATGCCCCAGGCGCGACCCAACTGATAGCCGTAGTCCTCGATCTCCTGATCCTGAAGGCTGTTGACCGTCACGACGACCAACTGGTCGGTCGAACTGGCTTCAAGCGCCGCGAGCTTCTCGGTCAGGGCCTGTTCCGTCGCCGGGTCGAGCAGATTGGCCTGATCGACCACGCGGCCGGTCAGGGGCGGGAAGTCGATCTTTCTCTGAGCCGCCGCCGGCAGGACCAGCAGCAAGGCGATGACAAGGCTGAAAAGGAGGGCAGCGACGCCCGGCGAACGCCGCGCCGCCGCTTGAAGGTTTGTCACTGGGCGGGCGGGGTCGCGCCCGGCGCCACGGCCGGTGCGCCGCCGCCGGGCGCCGAAGCGTTGGCGGGCGGGGCGTTCAGATTGAAGTTGACCTGGGGCGCCGACTGGGCGGCGGCGGTGGCGGTGAACAACTGCATCGGCTGCGACCCGCCATGCAGGGTCTTGGCCCAGATCACCTGCGGGAACGTGCGAAGCGTCGTGTTGTAGTCGCGAACGGCCTCATTGTAGTCGCGGCGCGCGATCTGGATGCGGTTTTCGGTGCCTTCCAGTTGGGACTGCAGGGTCAGGAAGTTCTGATTGGCCTGAAGTTGCGGATAGGCCTCGACCGTGACCAGCAGGCGTGACAGGGCGCCGGACAGCTGGCTCTGGGCCTCCTGATACTGCTGGAAGGCCTGCGGATTATCGAGGTCGTCGGCCGAGACGTTGACCGAAGTGGCGCGGGCGCGGGCGTTGATGACGTCCGTCAGGGTGGTGCGTTCCTGGATCGCGGCGCCTTGAACCGTCGCGACCAGATTGGGGATCAGGTCGGCGCGGCGCTGATACTGGCTCTGCACATCGGCCCAGGCCGCCTCGGCGCGTTCCTGCTTGGTTGGAATGGTGTTGTAACCGCAGCCCGCCACGGCGGGGACGATCATCAGAGCACCGGTCAGAGCGACGGCGCGAGCGTTA
This genomic interval carries:
- a CDS encoding LemA family protein, with the translated sequence MVRFNARAVALTGALMIVPAVAGCGYNTIPTKQERAEAAWADVQSQYQRRADLIPNLVATVQGAAIQERTTLTDVINARARATSVNVSADDLDNPQAFQQYQEAQSQLSGALSRLLVTVEAYPQLQANQNFLTLQSQLEGTENRIQIARRDYNEAVRDYNTTLRTFPQVIWAKTLHGGSQPMQLFTATAAAQSAPQVNFNLNAPPANASAPGGGAPAVAPGATPPAQ
- a CDS encoding TPM domain-containing protein, producing MQITDNDRTRIAEAIAASERQTSGEIFCVVSRRVSTYVDVSLAWAAAMALLAPIVFVPFVLDLRWPSDGWEAAHQAAQDATTAQALGLYALSQAVVFVGVFLMTRIPAVRRLVTPAGVRRGRVREAALQQFLAQGVHVTQERTGVLIFAALDEHQVELIADEGIYAKVDEDAWAQAVAVLTRELRADRPVDGFAAAIGLCGEVLARHFPPRADNRNELPDHLILL
- a CDS encoding TPM domain-containing protein yields the protein MTNLQAAARRSPGVAALLFSLVIALLLVLPAAAQRKIDFPPLTGRVVDQANLLDPATEQALTEKLAALEASSTDQLVVVTVNSLQDQEIEDYGYQLGRAWGIGQKENDNGALLIVAPNERKVRVEVGYGLEPILTDAFSSQVIRNDILPSFRDGDYQAGVIKGVDALIAQLSLDPAEAQARAQAAAAEQADTKGDSIIPLVIIAALFLFIFLIAMRSGRGRRSNVSSVLLWAASEALRNSGRGGGGWGGGGGFGGGGFGGGGGSFGGGGASGGW
- a CDS encoding phospholipase D-like domain-containing protein, yielding MTLAGDSYEGSLLEPGPALWTSAVAHRFSVLMENEAYFDALSSAIHKAQRSIVLLGWQFDPRTHLDPETRPGDKSAEIGRQLRMLVKKKPDLDVRLLIWKSPLLIAASQGFYPHKAQRWFRKRMVEFRLDSPGPIGACHHQKVVVIDDKVAFCGGGDISTDRWDSDEHLDGDPRRALPSGLICKARHEVMSVMDGPAARALGDLARERWFKATWERTIPDEVEDDPWPDGVPVQMTDVPVGIARTEPKWSGRQEVRESEALHLESIRRAKRLIYIENQYFTSPVIAAALAERLAEVDGPQVIVISTAKSPSWFDSMTMDTARAEVLHRLEQADKYNRFFAFAPLTADGDRIIVHAKVTIIDDRLLRIGSTNLNNRSMGLDTECDIAAEPVDAAGRAFITAHRHRTIAHWLGVATEDYSAVEGVFGSVGQAICNFETDRLKPLGSEPPTRIQRMFAEWQLGDPTSSSDAWRPWKRLNRSQRTRPASEGGHAPG
- a CDS encoding endonuclease/exonuclease/phosphatase family protein, which encodes MPRLLTYNVHRCVGTDRRLDVGRIVAVIAEFEPDIVCLQELDVGRARTGGVDQAEAIADGLAMTSRFHPAMRVEAEQYGDAILTPHPERLIRAGALPTVSGIPGLEPRGAIWSEIEIDGTGVNVMNTHLGLVPREQRLQAAALAGSGWVGACEGPILLAGDFNATSITRPYQTLCRSLQDCQRQLGQKPSVKTFPSAFPAIRIDHCFVSPHIRIRAVQSAFSPLARVASDHLPLIVDFEVIQPGA